One Archocentrus centrarchus isolate MPI-CPG fArcCen1 unplaced genomic scaffold, fArcCen1 scaffold_55_ctg1, whole genome shotgun sequence genomic region harbors:
- the lbx1a gene encoding transcription factor LBX1a, whose product MTSEDDSKCPAVLEDRSRSPLDQLQPPGNSNKPLTPFSIDDILSKPSVRRSYALSGAAHLISPGEKLPPAYHSLSGRALLSQTSPLCALEELASKTFKGLEVSVLQAAEGRDGLTLFGQRNTPKKRRKSRTAFTNHQIYELEKRFLYQKYLSPADRDQIAQQLGLTNAQVITWFQNRRAKLKRDLEEMKADVESAKAVGAVAFEKLSKLAELEKSAAAGGMGEGTISGPGQTEQDQVSSRSQHDSTDSLDSTRPQMLPPSPASSRYADRLSTKRCLEDEDEEIDVDD is encoded by the exons ATGACCTCTGAGGATGACTCCAAATGTCCAGCGGTCCTTGAGGACAGGAGCCGCAGTCCGCTTGATCAGCTCCAGCCACCGGGCAACTCCAACAAGCCGCTGACGCCTTTCAGCATCGATGACATCCTCAGCAAGCCGTCTGTGAGAAGGAGCTACGCTCTCAGCGGAGCGGCGCATCTAATTTCTCCCGGAGAGAAGCTGCCCCCGGCATATCACAGCCTGTCCGGCCGGGCTTTGCTCAGTCAAACCTCCCCGCTCTGCGCGCTGGAGGAGCTGGCCAGCAAAACCTTTAAAGGCCTGGAGGTCAGCGTCCTGCAGGCTGCTGAGG GCCGAGACGGGCTAACGCTGTTCGGCCAGAGGAACACCCCCAAAAAGCGGCGGAAGTCCCGCACGGCCTTTACCAACCACCAAATATATGAGCTGGAGAAACGTTTTCTGTATCAGAAGTACCTGAGCCCGGCGGACCGGGACCAAATCGCTCAGCAGCTTGGTCTGACCAACGCACAGGTCATCACATGGTTCCAGAACCGCCGGGCTAAGCTTAAGAGGGACCTAGAGGAGATGAAAGCGGACGTGGAGTCCGCCAAGGCCGTGGGCGCTGTGGCCTTTGAAAAGCTCTCCAAGCTGGCTGAGCTGGAGAAGTCCGCGGCGGCGGGAGGTATGGGTGAGGGGACGATTTCTGGGCCAGGCCAAACCGAGCAAGACCAGGTCTCCTCCAGATCCCAGCACGACAGCACCGACAGCCTTGACTCGACCCGGCCGCAAATGTTGCCTCCATCACCTGCATCATCGCGGTATGCAGATCGGCTGAGCACCAAGCGTTGCTTagaggatgaagatgaggagaTTGACGTGGATGACTAA